A window of Pseudoalteromonas sp. MEBiC 03607 genomic DNA:
GTCAGCAAAATATTGATGTGGCGTTGTTTGATTTTCAGTATATGCAAATTGCTAAAGAGACAGGTAAGCGCAGACCTCCTGATCGCGCACCTAAGCTGCTTGCATATTTTGCCGAAGTTTTAGCTGAGCATCAGCCAGAGTTGCCGCTATTTATTGGCGGCAAATCGATGGGCGGGCGTATGGCTTCTATGCTTTGTACTGAGCAGGGTTTGGCTAATATTATTGGCGTTGTGGCTTTTGGTTATCCTTTTCACCCACCGGGTAAACCTGAAAAACTTCGCATAGAACATTTTGTTGATATGCCATGCCCATTTTTAGTCCTACAAGGTGAACGCGATACGTTTGGTAATCAACAAGAGCTTGCTGAGCTTGAAATGGTTAACCCGCCAGAAATCAAATGGCTAAGAGATGGTGACCATTCACTAAAACCTCGTAAAAAAAGTGGTATTACAGAACAAGAAAACCTACAGCAGGCTGCGGATTACGCTGTGCAGTTTATGGCTAATTTAATTGGAGAGAAAAAATGATCAAACTGTATTTAATGACAGGCAGTATATTTTGTATGTTCTCTGTAATACTAGGCGCATTTGCTGCCCATGGTTTAAAAAGTCGCGTATCAGAATACGCAATTGGTATTTTTAAAACCGCTGCCGAATATCAAATGGTGCATGGTCTTGCGCTTATAGCGATTGCTATCTTAATCAAGTGGGGAATGAACCTGACTTGGGCTGGTGGTTTTTTTATTGCAGGTACTGTGTTATTTAGCGGTAGTTTGTATTTACTCGCATTAACGGGCATGAAATGGCTTGGGCCTATCACCCCAATTGGCGGCGTTTGTTTTATTATTGGTTGGGCTATTTTGTTAGTTCAAGCCGCACGATATAAGTTTTAAGGGGTATCTATGTCGAGTGTAGTTATTTATTGCCGAAGTGGTTTTGAAAATGATGCCGCTGCTGAAATTACTTTTCAGGCTGCCGAGCAAGGTTTTGCGGGGTACGTAAAAACAAAACCAAATACAGGAATTGTTGTGTACGAATGTTTTGATGCAAGCCACGGCGATGAGATCATAAAAAAAGTAGATTTTAAAAACATGGTATTTGCCCGCCAGTGGTTTACAGGCACGTTAGTGGATAATATGCCACTTGAAGACCGCGTTAGTGCCATTGCTGATGCAACCGTTGACTTTCCTGAGTGTGGTGACTTACGTGTAGAAACACCCGACACCAACGAGGGTAAAGAGCTTTCTAAGTTCTGCAAAAAGATTTCGACACCACTTAAAAAGTCGCTTGAAAAACGTGCAAAGGTTACACGTGAACTTGCCCAGAAAAAACCAGTCATGCATGTGTTATTTTTAGCTAATAACAGCGCTTATGTGGGGTATTCGTATACATTTAATAATTCGCCATTCTTTATGGGTATTCCGCGATTACGCATGCCAAGTGATGCACCGAGCCGCTCTACACTTAAATTAGATGAAGCATTTAATGTATTCATTCCACCTCATGAAGCTGAAGAGCGCATGCAACCAGGCATGCGTGGTGTTGACCTAGGTGCGTGCCCAGGAGGTTGGACTTATCAGTTAGTACGCCGTGGAATGTTTGTTAGCGCTATCGATAATGGTCCAATGAATGATGATTTAATGGAAACAGGGCAGGTTAAACACTTTAGAGTCGATGGTTTTAAATATCGCCCTGAAAAGCGCAATATCGACTGGTTAGTGTGCGACATGGTAGAAAAGCCAGCTAAAGTAACGAATCTTATGATTGACTGGGCAGTAAATGCTTATGCCCGCGAGCTGATTTTCAACTTAAAGCTGCCGATGAAGAAGCGTTTTGACAGTGTCTATGAATGCTTAAAAATGATTAAAGAAGAGCTTGAAAAGTACGGTGTAAGTTACGAGTTACAAGCAA
This region includes:
- a CDS encoding alpha/beta family hydrolase, whose amino-acid sequence is MLQWFKSATGKERAQFIFAHGAGAGSDSEFMQTMAKLISQQNIDVALFDFQYMQIAKETGKRRPPDRAPKLLAYFAEVLAEHQPELPLFIGGKSMGGRMASMLCTEQGLANIIGVVAFGYPFHPPGKPEKLRIEHFVDMPCPFLVLQGERDTFGNQQELAELEMVNPPEIKWLRDGDHSLKPRKKSGITEQENLQQAADYAVQFMANLIGEKK
- a CDS encoding DUF423 domain-containing protein, with product MIKLYLMTGSIFCMFSVILGAFAAHGLKSRVSEYAIGIFKTAAEYQMVHGLALIAIAILIKWGMNLTWAGGFFIAGTVLFSGSLYLLALTGMKWLGPITPIGGVCFIIGWAILLVQAARYKF
- the rlmM gene encoding 23S rRNA (cytidine(2498)-2'-O)-methyltransferase RlmM; the protein is MSSVVIYCRSGFENDAAAEITFQAAEQGFAGYVKTKPNTGIVVYECFDASHGDEIIKKVDFKNMVFARQWFTGTLVDNMPLEDRVSAIADATVDFPECGDLRVETPDTNEGKELSKFCKKISTPLKKSLEKRAKVTRELAQKKPVMHVLFLANNSAYVGYSYTFNNSPFFMGIPRLRMPSDAPSRSTLKLDEAFNVFIPPHEAEERMQPGMRGVDLGACPGGWTYQLVRRGMFVSAIDNGPMNDDLMETGQVKHFRVDGFKYRPEKRNIDWLVCDMVEKPAKVTNLMIDWAVNAYARELIFNLKLPMKKRFDSVYECLKMIKEELEKYGVSYELQAKHLYHDREEVTVHLNVTKVPQSLYS